The genome window TAGAGGAAATCGCTAAACTTCTTTGCTGGGAAAAGGTTTCCGAGAAGGGAGAAATCGCCATTTGGAGGAAGAGAATCAATGCTGAATCCTGCCCTGGAAGGCAAGATGAAAACCCCATAAATGTATGCAAAGCAACAAACCCTGATGATGTTTGGTAGGTTATATTTCTTCTCCCACCATTGCAATTTTTTATCAGATATAAATTTTTTGtcagataattttttttctattttaattttctCACTAAGCTGATTTGATGTTGTTACCAGGGAAATTTCCCTTAATAGAACTATTTCCACTCATCTGGTCCTACCTGTAAAGTCCTTAAATTGTGATACGCATTACTTATATATTTGTTGCCATCTAAAGTAATATGAATCGACAGGCTAACTTAAACTAGACACagatatcaaaataaatttgCTGATGTTATTGAACGTGAACCAGTTTAGAGTTCACTGCTTCTGAGTGATGTGCAGTGGTTTAGAGACCCACAGATGAAACTCAAAAAAGATACCCACGTGATCCAACCATCAATCTTACACCTGCTATGTAGCACACTATTTTGATCTTTTATCTTCCCATTTTATGCTGACTAAGTTGTCTTTATTTAGTTTCCTTTGTGGGTGACTAAAGCACTTCTTGTAAATGGTAACTGCAATATATAGCGTGCACTCCAATTAGTTTCTTCTCTATTGTAATATTTGAGTAGTTCCAGTAAAATGAGATAATCAATCTcaaaaatttgaacaataaattgTGAACATTTTCTGTGTTTCTCCAAGTTGCCTTTGTATTAGAtattttttctgtagcatttaacacgTTTTGGTGATCTTAGGTACAAGAAGATGGAATCTTGTGTTAACCAATATCCTGAAGTTAGTAGTGCTGAAGAGGTTGCAGGAGGTGAATTGAAGCCATTCCCTCAAAGGCTAAAAGCTATTCCACCTAGAATAGCTAGTGGTTCTGTGCCTGATTTCTCAGTCAAATCTTATCAAGGAGATGTCAAACTGTGGCAAAAGCATGTTAAAGCTTATAAGAAAATCAATAAGTTACTTGACACGGGAAGGTACCGCAACATAATGGATATGAATGCAGGTTTGGGTAGCTTTGCAGCAGCAATTGAGTCTCCAAAATTATGGGTGATGAATGTTGTTCCTACAATTGCTGAGATGTCTACATTAGGTGTTATTTATGACCGTGGGTTAATCGGCATATATCATGACTGGTATGTGTTTGCTTAATGTTTCTTTTTAAGAATGTAGACACTCAAACGAAACAAGCTGAATACTCACAATACTAAAGAATTTCCTTTTGCTGTCAAATTTTCTGAGCTTGCTCAAATTGTAAATttcctctttttacttattatgatTTAACCGTCATCCTTAAAGTTATTAGGTGCCATCCTCCTTGATGACTTCTCTATGAAATAGCCACTTCAGTAGTCTTTCATTATCGTTTGCTAGATTGTGTTTTATACTTTGTTTCAACACCTCTGGTATTTGATCTCCTGCCTTCCATTTTTAACTCTTTTGCTTCTTGGTTTAGGTGCGAAGCTTTTTCAACTTACCCAAGGACATATGATCTCATACATGCCAATGGTGTTTTCAGCTTGTACCGGAACAAGTAAGTTAATGCTGGGTTTTGGTTCACTATGTAATCACATGATGGTCTATTCATTTGCATCTGGTGCATCAATTTTTCAGATTCTCTTATATGTTTATGCAATTATACCAGGTGCAAAATGGAAGACATTCTTCTTGAGATGGACCGAATTTTGCGTCCAGAGGGTGCAGTCATATTCCGTGATGATGTGGATGTCTTGATTAAGGTAAAGAAGATCGTCGGTGGCATGAGATGGAACATTAAGTTGGTCGACCATGAGGATGGCCCCCTTGTTCCGGAGAAGATATTGGTCGCCGTAAAGCAGTACTGGGTCGGTGGAAACAAAAGTAAGAAAGACAAGCATTGAGGGATGCTGCTGGTCCCAGAAGTCGGCATCATTTCCACGTAATTTGATCCTTGATCCAGCTTTAATTCCTGCAATGCCACCATCAAATGGCTCCTCAATTTCATCAGCCAACTTCAAACAAGGGAGAATTCTTTAGCTGGAGTTCTTGTAACAATGTTTTGTTTGCTTAGAGGCCTTAAGCTTTTCCTATCAGAACTCCCTTTTATTTGTAATGATGAAGTTGCCATCATTACTTCTGGTGTTTCCTCTTCGTTGGTAGATTGTCATGAAGAAGAGATCTGTGGTTTTTGGCTGCGATGTTGCTTCTACTGACTATGAGGTTCTAGTCCAAGATTATTATAGGTTTCGTTATATTTTCTATTGTCATTATGTGTGAACGAGAAAGCTACAGGACTATGTATTAATGAGTGCTGACATGATGTCGCAGTTGAATATAACAAGGAGGTTCTGTAATTACTTTTATGTCAATCAAACAATCTTACATGTAATTATTTTATAAGCTGTGGACTTGGTCAACACGCAGTCTCTATTGTCTAAGTCTATGCCTGAcatggcgagagagagagagagagagagagagagagagagagagagagagagagagagagagagagagatttctctTTTTGGCCACACTAATTAGAAAAGAGTTCTTTTAGGATTGAAAATAATTACTATAAGAATAATTCATTTACTTATTTTTAAaggatataaaaataaaacaactcTTTCATCTATATAAGCTGACTCAAAGCATATTCTTTGGTCAACGGGATGAACCTTGGAAAGCTGTATGCCAAACCATGCAACCATGATCCAAGAGGTCAATTGACCCAATCTCTCTACagtacaactcaaccaaccctctTCGTGTAATCGGTCGAAGAGAAACATTTTCAGGATTGGCAACAGTGGAGAAGTCAAAAACGGGTCAAGTAAGTTACTTTGACCATTACACGCTTCCTTGAATGGCTGCAAATTATCACTTGAAATCGTGCGTTTTGGACTTGGCCTTCGGTGGTCAAACCTTTTGTGCCATCAACATGCCGTCCTCTTGGGGATGACAACTCCATCTCTTCTATAAGGATGGCAACACTTGCTCATGGTGCGACAGGCAAAGTCTTAGCTTGAGCAAGCTATTCAGAGCTAGAGCAGCATCTGCCATGGCGTTTGCAGTGTCAGATGAACTACTGGGCACGTTCGTCCCCATCGCCGTGTACTGGATCTACTCTGGAATCTATGTCTTGCTGGGTGATCTAGAGAAGTATCGGCTGCACACCAAGGCCGAGGAGAACGTGAAGAACATCGTCTCCAAATCGACCGTCATCAAAGGCGTCCTGGTTCAGCAGGCTTTCCAGATCTctgtttcccttctcctcttcgctGTAATCACTCCTCCCTTCCTTTCCCTTTCGAGCACAAATGGAGTTATTGTGTATGAAGTGCATCGATCAATCCTTAGCTCCGTGCATGCAGGTCATAAGCGACGGCAGCGGGATCGCCAAGCCACAACCCTCCTTCCTCGCCATCATCGTCCAATTCCTGGTCGCCATGTTCGTGCTCGATACATGGCAGTACTTCATGCACAGGTACATGCACATCAACAAGTTCCTGTACAAGCACATCCACTCCAAGCACCACACTCTCGTCGTCCCCTACGCCTTCGGAGCGCTCTTCAACCATCCACTGGAAGGCCTTCTGCTGGACACCGTCGGCGGAGCTCTCGCCTTCCTCGTCTCAGGCATGACACCCCGAAcaggcatcttcttcttctccttcgccaCCATCAAGACCGTCGACGACCACTGCGGGCTGTGGCTGCCGGGGAACCCTCTCCATGCGCTCTTCAGCAACAACAGCGCTTACCATGACGTCCACCACCAACTCTATGGCAGCAAGTACAACTTCTCGCAGCCGTTCTTCGTTATGTGGGACAGGATTCTGGGCACCTACATGCCCTACTCGCTcgagaagaggaaggagggagGGTTGGAAGCTCGACCAATCAAACACAAGAGCTGAGAAATTGTTTCTTGTTTTCTCACAACAGACGGCAAATAATCGATGTTTCTTATGATACTTTAGTTGAATTCCCAATCACATTGTAATACGCTTACAATTGctcacagaaattttctctctttTGGTCTTATATTGATCTCAATCAGCCGCCCATGCGAGACTAAGAACCGCAGCAGCGTTGTGGCTGCCATTGATTCAAGCTGAATCATCTGCCACATTGTCCCGTACGTGGCGTAATTCTACTGGTCAACCTCATTGTGGATACCACTAAAGAGTTGGTGCGCACCGCAGTATCAGTGTTATGATTGGTTGTTTCCGAAGAACCGTAACCTGAGTCGTTCGCGGAATCGACTCGTCGAAAGCAACGGCCGCGGGGACGAACGGATCGGGTCGCGTTTACCAACATCCGCACCCGCGACTATCTCCGATTACCTTCACCTTGCGTAGTCTAACCTCCGACCGTCTCCCGCTAAATCTTTTGTCCTGTTTCACCCTCTCGGATGTTTAAATCGAGGTAAATTTAGGGAGGGTGACGAGATCTTACAATTTAGACGGCCACACTGCCGATTTCTCTTTAGGTCTCGAGGCCCGCcggtgactctctctctctctctctccttcgacGCTTTCGGAATCGGGGTTAGGGTTTTAGTGGGGTGAGTCCATGGACTTGGGGAGCGGCAGAGGAGCATAAgtcggaggtggaggaggaggcctCCGATCACATCGATGGCGAGCTCGTGCTCTCCATCGAGATGGTAACGAGCTTTCCATTCTCCTTTGCTTTCGGACATGATTTTGTTTTACTACTTGATCCAAAGATTCTATCGCATTTCGCTTAATCTAATGGTGTTAGCATAAGACTGCTGGAAACCTGAGCTGATTCTTCTTGATTGTGGATGGAAGTCGTCGGTTCGTTAATGGAAAGTGTTATTCTTTGTCGTCTCGTTTGTTCTATCGTCTTCTATCTTGACAGACATATTCCTTCTTTGACAATGGGACAACTACCATAATTGGTACAATAACAAAGTGGAAGGAGGGAGTGGTAAGGGCATTCTGGAGTTATCTTTCTGGATTACTTCTTCCCTTGTTGTGTCTTATAGTTCTGCCTgttttattttaagaatattgcAAGTGGTGTTGCTCACAAAAAAAGGAAGGGGGTAAGAGACCCTTAGCTGTAGAAAGGTTAGTTTTGTGCCTCAGTATCTTGTATGTTAGTCCATTGGAATATCATGCTACTTATATCAACTAATTTGTTATTGGTTTAGTTGCTAAGTTTCTTTCCCAGTAATTGGGCATGCAACCAATTTGCACATCTTGTAAGACACTTATACATTGCACATCTTGTTTGCCATCATTCCATGATGCAGATATGTTTTTGTTCGATAGTTAATTAACTTGAACAAAAAGGGTTGTGTACATAGTGTTGTTGCTTGAATACAAGCAGTATCTTATTTCGGGTAAGTAGCTTAACATGGAACAAAGCATAGTTCTTGATAAGCTACTGATGTACTTGGTGCTACCACAATCCATTAACATAGTGAGCATGTGCTCTGATAAATGATTTGGTTGGATTTATTTTGTTCTTATCATCTTCACACTTTCTAATTCAACATGTAAAGATAGTTAGTTATCCGCTCTGGTTTTTTTGATAATTGCTTATGATCTTGTCAGTTTTTTACTTTTGGGATTTACTTATccactctcccattttgtgaagcaGTTTCTATGCCTGGTTCACTGAAACCCAACAGAAAAAACTTTCAGAGGGGTTCTTTGATGTGGTGAATTTTCAGCAATTGTCATAGACTCAATCATTTGCTTGTTTCATGAAATGAAATTTTTATTGAGGCATGGCTATATGAAATTATCacaacaatttttcttcttgtatACATGCAGGTGGCTGGGattataaaagaaaatttatgatCTGATCCCTTGAAATGCTTCAACGATGTTAGTCTTGTTTCTTAAATTCTCTTCTTTTCCATCATATTATTATCTCTTAACATTCTACAGCTACTGCTTTTACTTGGCATCATGAAAAACAGGGGAAAGAAAGACAAACCATGCAATGGCTAGCCACATTTGTTGGTGCAGGAAGCTGATGAGGAAGATTTTGATGTAGATGAAAATGATGAGGTAGTTCTCCCTCCTGTGAACCATGGTATGGCTAGCCACATTTGATGCTTCAAATTTCTCTATTTTGGAAAGCTTAATGGTTGCTGAACTATGGCTATCTACATTTAGATAAATGTTCTATACGAGGCATTTGACTACGAAGAAATTTTCTGATGGTAGGCTATAGTTGCTTGATCTTCACTAATTATCAGCCACGATGATGATGCCGGTGTATGGTTAATGCTTATTGTCATGCTCTAGATCTAGAGGTTGTGATAATTTCGTCCTGATTCTTGTCTCGAGTGGATTACACCATAAGCTGGCTGATGGCACAAAGGCCACGAGTTTTTTTGAAATGAAATGCTTTTAAGTATATTGTTTTTGTCTATTCAAGCAATCAAGAAAATTCCTTTTTTCCTGCTAAAATCCTGGACAGCTGAACACATAGATACTATGAGTGACTAACACCATATCATGTTTCTTTGCTTGTGTAGGCATTTAGTTAAATTTGATGCAGATGAAGGGTTATCACTCATTTGCTTATTATGTTTGTTTATGTTGTTCTTTTACCACCACTGGATCATAGATTCTTTGATGATCTATTTGCCATAGAGGAATGGAACTCGACAAGCCAAAAGGTGAAGGTGAACTTTGGCTGCTTAGATTTTATGAACGGCTGGAGAAGGGCCAGAACACATCTTTTGCATCGACCTTGTTCTTTTCCTTATCGAATCTAAATCTAAATTATTGCCTGGCCTAAACTAGTAAGTCTTTGGTCACCTCTCTATGCTAGCTTTTCTGTTTCTTCTCTTCTGTAGATCACTTTGGTGATACCAAGATATTCTTGATCTGTTACACTCTTCTTATTATGGTGATCAACTTCTTCGTGGCCGATTCCAATACATTCCTCTTCTTAACCTGTTTCGCACGTGCATAGATTATTACTACAGCCCTTTTCCATGTGAAGAACTACTACGCCAATGGGGTACGTTTCGGCTCCCTTTTCTATGTTCAACTAATGTAGGGGGCAAGGGGTATTGTCTGCttcttcatgcataatttcatcctCATGATTCTGATCCAACCTGACTTCAATCTACGAAGCGTCCCCTTTGGATAAAAGAAGAATGTGGAGTCGTGTGGTCTTTGGAGGCtaactttttccttttctttctctgcagaagaagaagagaacgTGAAGTCTCAGAACTCTCATCAGCTCATAAATCAGACCATTTGGTGCACATCCAGGTCATGTCTCTCCTCCATGCCCCAAACTCGTCCTCTTCACACCTCGTACATCGTGCGTACGGCCAACCGATCCATGAAGGGCGTCACCGATCGATTCATTGATGCAGAGACAAGCCGACCGTGACACAGAGAAAGCGCACCAGCATCGTCACCGTGACGACCCATGGCACAGCCTGCTGTACATTGTACTTCGTTCGAAGTATTCTGAGGTCTTGCTGTTCAAACGTACGGGGCTGCAAAGTCAGAGATGACACCATCCACCGTACCATGTGGATCTACCAGAAGACATTccatggaaaaagatgtctttctATGTACCATTAGAATGAACAGAATCATGGAAGCTACTTTGTGCTCTCTTTTTCTTGGCTTACTTAGGATGGTCAAATGGCCTACTCAAGACTGCTTTGTGCTCTCGTTGGGGGCAAAAGATAGCATTTAGAGTTCCCGATTAGAAGGGGTTTCTGATGCTAGACATCAAATGCGAGCTGATGAAGGTATTTGTGTGTCTTCCAGGAACATGGTTTGTGCATTTTTGCTAGTTATTAGCCAGATGTAAACTAAATCAAGTGGATCTTCTAATCCTTCTTTACCATGTATTTCTATTTCCACCAATAATCTTAAAGATTTGATTCCTAATTGCATATCCGATTTGCTAATTGCTCTGCTATCATTTCGAGTCTGCAGATGGCTCATCAGGCAGAAAAATAAAGTTGATCCAGGAAAGTCCAACAAGAGCAGGATGAGGCAAGAAGAATTGCTTCTCACCTCTGTGGAACCATGTGAAATGAAGCACAAATTATGGATGAAAAATAAGATACATATGCACAGGACAAAAAATAAAGCTTAAGATCACAAGATCACAGCATGTTGTTCATCATTTAAGGATATAGAAAGGAATACCAGCAACAACCCATTACTTCATCTTTTCGATCGATCTCTAAGAATAATTAGCACCAATTTTCCAGTCATAAAAAGCCTAGATCCCGAGACCACATATCGATCGGCAAAAACAAGACAGGTAAAAGGGTCCTGAATGCAACCATCTCAATCTAAGATAAAATGCACTTACTACCAGATGAGATTCTGGCCAAAGGACAAACTCAGTTGCTTAAGTATATCATATTAGGCAAGTATGATCGCTGATTCTTCGTGATAAAGCAGAGCAATAAACTAACAGAAAATAAATTGACAAAGATCAGCAGCTCATTAACATACTTTTGATCAGATACCTACAACAGATGTAACTTACTAGCATTCGATTAAAGGATAAATGTTGACAGATCAAATTAATCACAGAGTTCAAAATGAAGATCAATTATGCTGAAAGGTTAGCAGTTTAAAATTCAATAAAAACAGTACCAGAAATCACAATAATTAAATCCCATAAGAACTCTGTTACTTCCGTCAACGCAAAATCAATCAGTTTGAACCATTAAAGGATGCTACgtgaaatataaaaatgaaatCGGCCTAGGATCACAAGTAATCAATAGACATAACTGCATTGAATTATTGACTAACAGTGTCCTGCAAGCTCCTATCTCTCAGAGTTGCATAAATAGCTTCGGATCAAAATAAATGAAAGGGGTGAAAAAGAATGACAAAGACCAAGGATTACAGAGATAATAGAGCTATGTTGTGCCATCAATTCGGTTGAATGTTCAGAGAAGGCAGAATTAGTATTTTTCGTGCATCCTTCCTGCAAGAAAGTAAATACACCTTGCTATAGATTACAGGATTCAGCAACTCATCACGGCACAGTTGAAAACAAAGCTCCCTGAATGCTTGCTAGCAATAATGTTCCACTCTGGTGGCCCTCCATTTGGAACCCAAGAATTTAGCTCAATCATTCCTCCATGAGTTCCTCGCTGCCCACCAATTACGATAAGCCGCTCACCACAGGCTCGGAATGCAAGGCCCCAACCATTCATCGAGACAAACCTCTCGGGCAACTTTCCCAATGTTGCCCATGTATTATTCTCCTTATTGTACTTCATCACCTCCTTATCAGCATAATGAGCTGCGTAAAGCTCGTTATTCACCACAGCCACAAGCGGGGGTGCACCATTCGCACCATTGAGACCAGAAGACATGTTTGGAATTAACCTCCATGAGCGTCGAGCCAAGTCATACTCTTCCCCACATGTCAACACCTCATTATCACTTGTCATTCCACCAATGACATAAAACTTTCCATCCATGAAAGCCCCCGAACACATCTTCCGTGCTCTATTCATAGGAGGCAGGGTCTCCCACATCTGAGTCTCAGAATTGTACAGCTCTGCAGAGCTCAGAATATTGCGACCATGGGTACCTCCGGCTATGATAGCTTTCCCTCCGAGACTAGCAGATCCAAACAGACATCGAGGTGAATTCATTACCACTCCAGGGGACCAAGAGTTTGTCAAAATGCTGTATCTCAGCACAACGTAGGAATTAAACTCCTGGCCAAAAACAAGTAGTTCAGTGCCGACTGCGAGTGACTCCTTATCTGAGAAAGTAAAGCTTTCGGTAGGACTGGGGGGCATCCTAGGGACCATAATCCAGTGTCTTTGGTAGGGATCATATGCCTCCCATTGAGGGGCATTGCATGAGAAATAGACCCAGTGTTCGGCGATCCCCAGGTGCCGTCGAAGCCGATAGACCTCCCCGCTTCGAATCATCGTGCGGAAGTCACGGTCGACGGATGCAGCCACACCATAATATGACCGTGAGAGTCGCACAAGACAGCTAATTTTTGCATCCCTGTGGAGCCGGTTGAAGTTGTTTGACTCCTCATCACTTCTATGACCATCAGAATTATCACCAAGAGGCCAATTCATCTCTTTGAGATCAAGGATGTCAGGTTGCTGCAGTGACTTCTTCCTCTTGCCTCGACCCTctcgctcttcttcttcttcttcttcttctcccaaaCCCTCGTCCACTACACGTTTCTTGCTGTTCGACAACTCGTGGAAATGGTGAGGCAAGTGATGCCAATTCGATTCCCGGTCAGAGGTGCTTTCAAACGTCCCGGAGATCAAATGAGGTCGGTCTTCCCACATATGTCCAAATGCCAAACCAAACAAGAAACCCTAATTTCCAACAAGGAACAACGTCGGACCCCTATTTACCCTTACAAGGTATAATCCCAAACCTCAAACCGGAAAATAGATGAAAACCAAACCCCCCTCACgatggaaaaaaagaagaagaagcaatctTTCTGTATTTCTCTACCAAGATTTAGAATCCATGCCGAAACATGAACACACGGATCCTTATACAAGACAAAGCCAATAAAAATCAAATCTTTCGGTCGATTTCGAGATGCGACACGGGCAGAAATCGAAGAAAAGCGCAACCTTCCAAGCTTGCTTATCAGGCAAATTTCACGAACGCTCCCTCGGAAGAGGAGAAACACAGAGAGAAGCAAAGGTCCCCAAGGATCAAAGCATCAGAACCAAGAACCCTCGCCAAAATTTAACCACTAGAACAAAGAAAGATCCAACTAAAAAGATGCAAACTTTACTCACTAATCTAATCCCCTGACATCAGACCCAGCAGAAAAATCCCATCTTTGACATCCCAGGACGGAGATCAAGCTCGGTTTCCGTTAAATGAAGGTAAAATTCACAGCAAGGAGGAAGGGAAGAGACGGCGATCTCGTAGAAGACAAGCAAAGACTGAAACTTACGATCAGATTTGGGGAGACGAAGCGGCTGAGGGATAGATAAAGAGGGGAAAGGAGGCCCCTATTGGGAACTGATCTACTCTGTCAACTCTTCCCAGAATGACCACTCCAACCTTCTTCCCTTCTTTCCCTTGTTTATTCACACTCTCCCTTCTTCCCTTCCCCCACACCCCATCTGCCCTTTTTATTTCCCCCatcctttttttctttgattAAATTGTTGGATTTATTGTCCCCAAAAAGACATTTTGATTTATTCCAAATGGACCCATTCGAGCTAATATATTTGTTCTCTTTTATGATTGGAAAAAAATGATGAGAAACCATGCTACATCATATTTGAGAAACTGAATCTTTTTAGTAGCATATCAATACTTTTTTGTGTCAGACATGATTAATCCTTCAGCTATGCAGGAACACAGCTCGGTAGGTCCTCCTCTCCCCCTATCGCTGCTCCAGTTTGCCTTGTTCgagatgaaaccaagcaaaatttACAGTTGGGAAGGATCCGTCTCTCTccaaaaatgatatcaaaatcacgGCTTTCCTTTTCACTTAAGCAAAGCTCGTCTCTGCTTTTCCATCTCTCTCCGAACGCATGATGTTACATCTCTAATGCAAGATGAGGCTGTTCCACTGAATCCTGTGGCTGGATGCAGATTAAAAGTGAGCTAAAGCGAGGAAAGATGACCCTTATCTCCTGTAACTGAATCAACTTCCTGTCATGTCTCCATCGCCAACTCCACTTGCTCCACTGGAAACAGAGAGTAGTGGAACAGTGTTGAAGCATCGCATGCCATTGTTGTTGCCCAGCTAAAAAGCTTAGTTTATCACCATTCATGGcttttatatacatacatgtatgcatGAATCTGAATTCGGTGACGGCTTTTGTGCAGCTAAGAGTGGTACGAAATCCAGCCGTCCACGGTGGGCCTAATCCGACGGAGACAGCCCACCTGGGCCCAGCGCTGCTGGACTTTATGGTGGCGGGGCCCACGTTTGGGTGAGTGGGGCGTGTCCCAATCCCTCGAGAAGGGTAATTTGGACGGCGTACGACGGCGTTGTCCCCGAATCGAAACGGGGGATCGTGTCCAAGCGTGACAGTTGGACGGCGGACGTCGCTCCAAATGAGTCGCAACGGGAAGCACTGTAATCTTCGTGCGGATGCATTATCATAATAGACAAAAAGGATTCCCGTATCGTTTAAGCACGTCATTTGGGATGAGAGATGGTTTGATTCAACTTAAATTTACGGCGATGAGTAGATTTAGTTGGTCGACTATCCGAAGAATTAAGATAATATATTTCTTTTCACGTTTTGATAGGTTCGATTTGTTTAAGTTCAAGTGGGAACGAAAAGAAAGTCGATTGATAAGACATCACTTGTGTCGATCAAAGTAATTTTGATTAGGGGGTAAAAGTAATTTTGATTCTTATAATGCTGCATTGCATTGATTCCTCTAAGATATTGATAAAAATTAAGACTTTATAAATGGATTCAAGACAAATGATGTTGATGGTCACttgactttctttttcttttctttctttttgtttcgTGCTATAAATAATTTGTAGTTGACATGTAAAATAACATAGAATTTTCTCTTGAATTCTATGTTAGGaaagtaatttaaatttaatttatatttgaaGTTAAACTCATGTGGAAATACGAAAAGTTTGAAtttctttattatatttaatttgaGCATTCGTCTCCTAAATCATAAAGAAATAATCTCACTGTTGTACTAAGAATCATCCTCATAATGCATAGTAAAATGATTAGAATAACTTTATTTTCACGTGTCATTGGCTAATTTTGATCGATAATTTTTTCAAGCATATTCGAACTTGTGGGCAGCATGACTAACGATGGTTCATCGTATTACTTAGTGGTTGCGATGTAATCTTTTTTTCGAGcttgtaaaatatatttttatattttatattatacataaattgtttatataattttaaatttatatttttgacaAAGTGACACCAACAAGTATTTGCTTTcactaatctatttttttttccttataagTTCTTAAGAGAGGGTATAAAGTTATAGGAAAATTGAGTAGATGAATATTATAAAGGAGCCGTATGAGTTAGAAAAAATCAATCAAGTCTCTAATAACTTGAGTGATAGATGATGTGAATCGACTTGTGGAATATTGATCATGGATATATGTTTTTTCTTATAGTCATGACTTAAGAAAGATACAAGAGGTTAggactctaattttttttattaatattattattgaggttAGCAGCTTGCTCTCTAATATAAATGAGATATATTTAATAATGCTAGTCTTAGATCATCAAAGATGCATCAGCACCTAAATCACACCATGAAAGAATAATTCCAAAAgccaaagctttttttttttttttgtcactgaAAAAGTTAGCCTAGCAGaataaagaataataaaaaaaagtgacATATATCTACAAGTTTAAATAAATCTGAGTGAGTTTGATTGAAGTCCTTGCTGTTTGTCTTGTTCAGACAGCCAGAGAACTCAGATCAAAGCAAGTCAAGGTGGAGACAAAATAAAACTACAAGTGGAAGTTACATAAGAAATGCACCTAAAGATGCATCAGCATCTACAATTATATGTATGGCCTAAAGAAACACAGTTCACATCTGAGT of Musa acuminata AAA Group cultivar baxijiao chromosome BXJ2-3, Cavendish_Baxijiao_AAA, whole genome shotgun sequence contains these proteins:
- the LOC135606752 gene encoding sphinganine C4-monooxygenase 1-like, translating into MAFAVSDELLGTFVPIAVYWIYSGIYVLLGDLEKYRLHTKAEENVKNIVSKSTVIKGVLVQQAFQISVSLLLFAVISDGSGIAKPQPSFLAIIVQFLVAMFVLDTWQYFMHRYMHINKFLYKHIHSKHHTLVVPYAFGALFNHPLEGLLLDTVGGALAFLVSGMTPRTGIFFFSFATIKTVDDHCGLWLPGNPLHALFSNNSAYHDVHHQLYGSKYNFSQPFFVMWDRILGTYMPYSLEKRKEGGLEARPIKHKS
- the LOC135606753 gene encoding F-box/kelch-repeat protein SKIP11-like — encoded protein: MWEDRPHLISGTFESTSDRESNWHHLPHHFHELSNSKKRVVDEGLGEEEEEEEEREGRGKRKKSLQQPDILDLKEMNWPLGDNSDGHRSDEESNNFNRLHRDAKISCLVRLSRSYYGVAASVDRDFRTMIRSGEVYRLRRHLGIAEHWVYFSCNAPQWEAYDPYQRHWIMVPRMPPSPTESFTFSDKESLAVGTELLVFGQEFNSYVVLRYSILTNSWSPGVVMNSPRCLFGSASLGGKAIIAGGTHGRNILSSAELYNSETQMWETLPPMNRARKMCSGAFMDGKFYVIGGMTSDNEVLTCGEEYDLARRSWRLIPNMSSGLNGANGAPPLVAVVNNELYAAHYADKEVMKYNKENNTWATLGKLPERFVSMNGWGLAFRACGERLIVIGGQRGTHGGMIELNSWVPNGGPPEWNIIASKHSGSFVFNCAVMSC